Within Salvia splendens isolate huo1 chromosome 21, SspV2, whole genome shotgun sequence, the genomic segment CAATCATCTTTAAACAATTCCTTCTGAAGTACCTCGAGTATTTTAATGTCTCTTTCAATACCTTGAGCGGAGAAATTCCTAGTGGTGGTTCTTTCATGAACTTCACTATGGATTCTTTTGAGGGCAATGCAGCATTGTGTGGACATCCGAGGTTCCATGTCCGAATTTGTCCTGCAGCTTCTTCTCACAAATCAAAGTGGAAGAGGGTGAAACCAGCTTCATTCATTGCTTTTGGAGTTGTGGCCGTCATTTCAATTGCTTCTTTGGGTTTGATAATATTTGTTAGATACAAAAGGAAAGATGAGACTAGTGAAGAAGTTGATGAGGAAATACCCATTATGTCGGAAAGAATCTCTTACTATGAACTGCTGCAAGCAACTGATCAGTTCAGTGAAAGGAACTTGCTTGACACCGGGAGCTCTTGCTCTGTCTACAAAGGGATTCTTAGCAGTGGGAAGGTTGTCGCTGCCAAGGTGTTCAACATGCAATTGGAAGGCATTTCAACGAGATTCAGCGTTGAATGTGATATACTTGGTGGCATTCGACACAGGTGTCTGACCTGTGTCATAAGTTGTTGTTCCAACGACGAGTTCAAAGCCTTAGTACTTGAATATATGCCCAATGGGAGCCTTGAGAAATGGTTACATTCTGACAATCATTGCTTGAACTTCACGGAAAGATTGAATATAATGATCGACGTTGCATCTGCTTTGGAGTATCTTCACCATGGCTATTCGACGCCTATTGTTCACAGCGACTTGAGGCCTAGTAATGTGCTTTTAGATGAAGCCATGTGAGCGACTTTGGGATAGCAAAGCTGCTAGGCAACGAAGACAGtattgttggcaattgaaactaaaaatatataacatataactgtcccacatcggtgtcaagagaaaactgaaactattatataagtctcatgggcccctcctcctataaccaattggttttaggatggaacccacggATTTCTATCAAGTATGGTGCTAACCGAAACGTTAGCAACATTAGGTTACATTGCTCCAGGTGaatgtatatataatatagtataatGATTATATTACATGCTTGATGGATCATggtatttttgttttgtttcagAGTAAGGTTTAGAAGTCGTTTCGACAAGGTGTGACGTGTACAGCTACGGTGTTATGTTGATCGAAACTTTTACCGGAAAGAGGCCTAGTGATGATATGTTTGGAGGAGATTTGAGCTTCAAGAGATGGATAGAACTCTCACTTCCATCCACTCTTGATGAAGTGATAGATGTcaatttattgaaggattttcaaGGAGAAATTGACAAGATTGTGCAATGTGTATCATCCATATTTGAATTGGCTTTGAAATGTTGTGTAGAATCTGCAGAATTGCAGAAAATCAAACGTCGATTTTTGATGTGAGAGCAAAGTAAACTATGTGCATTTTAGAGCTTTTAGTTTTTTTCTATAATAATTTTTGTTGTAACCATCAGGGGTAAGTCAATTTACATAATTTCATCCTGTTCTTTcagttatgtaatttttaattcaaattatataTGCTTTTAGTtctttttatgaaattatttgcaaattttaattgaaatagtattaactaaaaaaaggaaaaatgtaaGTGCTTAAGTTTCAATTTTTGATACCCATCCTATACATAGATCATTTATATCATAGCTGACTTAGGTCAATGGTTTCTTTTTGAAGCTAGGATTATAGTTTAGTAGGAACAAGAGATTGTTAGAGTGGAAAGAAATAAAACCCATTAATTAAAATCagacttttattaaaaaaaattagaaatggGAAAAAGAAAGATTTTCCAAACAAAGGAGAGATAGAAGTGCACTAAATAGGACGTATCTAGAAAGGAAAAAACCTTAGAGCATGCGTAACGCAAGGGACCGggtcccggcccgtcccgagcgttgcacggaggagagtcacggcccaggccgctcccggggccgcgttcccggcctggctagcgtcccgcgtcccggcccgggacggcgttgcacggtgacgggccgcaaggcgcgagtcccggcccagcgttgcaTGGtgacgggccgggccgcaaatccattttttttaattcgatgtctataaatacgagcctTTGTTGTGCATAAATCTTACGTGCATTCAATTTCAATCATACGTTACATTTCAATCCTCTATTAACTCGAACAATTATACCCTTTGTGTCGGTGTaaatggattggttcaacagcgatcaacgtgagatggaggagttcgttaactcgaacaattggtacataccggcgtcgccaccatcgcagccgacgcctagtccgggagtcggtagcaacgtcgACGGAACATCGCCGGTCACCACCGAAGAGTTCGAGtcagtgagatggagcccgctcaagagcGGGGCAAGGGGAAGGTGGgcgaggaggatgggccgaagaagtacagtccgcaagagacaatgtggcttgcgaggaactacatcgacatcgccgaggatcctatcatcggcaaccagcaaaCCAGCAAGGTTTTTTGGGAGCGGATTGCTGAGAAGTATAACGCTGGCCGTCCTAAAGGGtcgatcgagcgtagctacgtgaagctgcgcaagcattggggccgggtccaggcggatatgagcaagtggaacggaaagtgggccaacgtagtccggatgtggccgagcgggcacagcgaggcggacctcgtcCAGATGGCAAAGGATGCATTCTTCGCTGACGGGAAGAAGGCCTTCAAGTACATCGACGTTTGGAAGTTCGTCGAGAAGAGCCCTAAGTACACCAGCGGTGCCGAGCCGGTGGCAActggggcggcgaagagaaccaaagtttccgcctccggaaactactcttcgagcgaaggaggtccggcgatcgacctcaacgtgacggacgacgacgtcttcggctcctctcctagcattcagagccgcccgatgggaacaaaggcggccaagaggaaagcaaaggggaaggcaactgcgagcaactccgctatggtgccaccaccgaccaatccgtctctggataagatgtccgacactttgtcggagatgaatattacatggcggatgagccagctgacagAGTTGACAGCGAGGGATACATCGAAGATGTCGGACGAGgagctcgagttgcaccgtgagatgatcgcctaccttcgcgcccaaatgaagaagtagtagtcgtggcccgggtttcttgtattttaaatttgcttcgtctagtaatgtaatgttaatttcgaatgaacaatgcatttttccggtttcaattgttcaacgaattgcgttttcgagttaaataggttggagttgtgaatagtgtcatttattagttgcggcccgagttgcggcctgcagggttacagcagttggggcctgggccgcaactgtagaggaatgatgacgtggaggggacttggggccggaaatggggacggggttactgATGCCCTTAGGGAATGTACACTCTTCTCCATGTATAGTTGCATCCAAAATCATGGGAAGAATCTAAACTTAAGCATTTTCATGTGTATATGGCAATGAATCTCTTCAATTCTTCATCACACTTCTTTGGCCTCCCTTAGTGGGAAAACTCACTTTAAAATATCCCCACAAAAGCTCGGGTACACGTGGCCCCACGATGCGTGAGGTTGACCTGTATCATGTATGTGGATCCGACCAAAACCCGACTTACAACCCGTATTATAAGAGTTGCAATTATTATGAGTCCAAGTAGCATTGCTCAAAAGTACTATTGTTGTGAGTCTTATGACGGTATTGttatgatgaaaaaaaattatgttaaaactaattgtttataaaaattattaattttgatgAATAAAACTTgttattaaaatatactccgtAGTATAGGATTAGGATCGGATTGGATTTGATCTGGCCGGGTCTGACCGAGCCCAGGGTGCGCAACCGCGCAGAGGAGTCTATAAAATCATCTCCACTTtgactttttttatttgattaaaatcACACACATAGGTCAATGCGATGCTACATCTAGCATATACTATGTGTTATATGAAATCTCATTTGAATAGTATAAATTTGACAATTAATAAAGTGTAGAATATATTTATATGCAGAATAAATGATGTTGTATTTTACCTATATAATCCATGTATATTATTATTGATGAAATAAGTAATTTTACTGTATGTTGGCATTTGGGTTGGACCAATTGACTAACTAATAGAGCCTATTACAAGGCCCGATGATATTTATTCAACCCATGatgattattataaataaaaaatataggaTTAGATATAGTGTATGGTTCGAATTTTGGAGACTTCTTAAAAGACACAGGATATTTCAATTTTGACATGTGATCAAAAGTATCTAGTGTTGGAAAGCTAAATTAGCTTATCGAATTCTAGCaagaaatatagtactactgaattttttttccaaaccCTTGATTGTAATCAATTATTCTTAAACCCACaaaatttaatcatattttGCCAAAATATAATaagtaaaattagaaaaaagtaCCCTAGAATTTGAGGAGGGCCCAAGTGGCCCCTTCCCTCCATGACGAAATTCCATGAGCACCATGAGATTATTAAACAATTCCCATTATCTTATCAACGTATCTTATTCTACAGTAGACAAACCATTAGTGTAATATTAAACTATATAAATAGGCTTTGATTATTTGCATTTCTTGAACGAATGTGCACAAGACTTTGGTGCAAATCaaagtgtgttttatttttatatgcaGCCATTTATATGCATGCATGCATATGTGAGATCTTACGTGAAACTATAACCTTTtaagttaatttatttatttgatttaaagaTAGCACAATTCCACCcttacaaaattatttatttatctgaTTTAAAGATAGCACAATTCCACCCTACAAAATTATATCCTTGATCCGCCACTCTAAAATATATATTCATGTCAATTCCTACATAATTCCACgcagtggcgaagccacgtATGGGCTAGGAGGGCCCATGGTCCCCCATGAATTTTACCGTTTAGTATTGACTATACATATGTTTAAACAATTTCTTTTTGAATAACTCAGATGGCCTCAAGTTCTGTCTTctcatatttgtgttgacattttaataaactgtgttgacatttaaatatcaatgtcagcataatgtattaaaatatcaacttaagtttatgttgacatttcagtatcatcgtgttgatatttttaatatattacatTGATGAATTCgcaagttagcaacttaagaaaacgGATCACACCCCTCAGAACCCATATCTCAGAAAACACACTATAATTGACAAAATTACCCTTATTTGCTAGTATAATGGGTTTCCATGTGGCATTAATCACAAAATGCCTATTTCCACATAAGGCCAATACTTCAGTTTAATTTGGCAATAACATGTTGCTCCAATTTCATTACAAACACTCTATTTATAATAGATGGTTTAATTGATTTAGGAAACATAGTGAGGTCATTGATTGATGTCCACTTAACAAAACAGATACACTCATACACCTAATAACAACAATACTTCATGGGGTCAATCAAATAATATTCGTTATGAGAAAAAGATTTAGCATAGTAGTcttgaaaccatcattttaaaTCGAAACAAAATAGTGTCAAGAAACAGTGACAAACACTACTAATGTACATTCCAATTGGGGCAAATATGCAATAAGATCTTGTGGATGTCATTCAATTCTAGTATCCaaaaaagcaaataaaaaaaagaatgttGCAATTGCAAGTGCACAAAGAAGTTTCTATTCCTTAGTATCCTCTTTTTACCTAGCTAGTGCACACGTGCGTACGTGTGAGGAGAAATAGAGgcttatatatataaaatcaaaagggcaatttggtgcacatttaaatattataaataattctCTCTATCCATTATAGACTTAATCAGATTATTTATTACTTTAACAAGATATCCCATTTCTTATTATATTAATCTTGAAGGAACCAAAAACAAGGTTGGTTTCAATTGATTAAACTTGCTTTAAAGCGATGAAAATGAAATACCATTCTATAACCAAAATGAACTATTAGTACTTGCTTTAATCCTAGTAAAtgtataatataattaatcaacaaaataatatgcaaacttatttttaaaaatcattatATTTCCATGTtcctcatttccttttttgttgcTTTGTTTATTAGATTTAGAGCAATGTTTATTAATTATTACATCAAGAAAAGTCTAGCTTTGAATTGAACGTGTTAACTCATGTGcaactaattaataaaatggTATCCTTGATTATCAAATCTGTAAAGCTGTCCTATGTTGACCTAGTCCTACCTAATTATAATGTGCAATTTAATACCGACCAGATTATTGATGACTAAtgcaataaaagaaaaaaaaagaaagaactaaaaataaaagcatagaaaataaaaaacaaagaattaataaaattaaattaaaaggaGACACCTAAGTTGGATTTTCAGTAATGCTGAACAGTAAATTAACACCATCAACAGTGAATCGaattttgtgactctttttttATTCCTCAAGCTTTCCACTTTTGACTTAGTACCtgtgatttaattattttccatGCAAGGGATAAAAGCAGAAACATCATTGGAGTGCAGTAGTAGATTGACACCTAGGTGTCAATCTTTACATATACTATATGAGGTTGATTTAAAATACCCAAATTTTGTGTCTTGCTTTCTATTGACTTTTTACTTAGCTAGAAAGAAGCATTTGTTCCATGATATTGTTTGGCATGTGATATGTC encodes:
- the LOC121785311 gene encoding probable LRR receptor-like serine/threonine-protein kinase At3g47570, which translates into the protein MDSFEGNAALCGHPRFHVRICPAASSHKSKWKRVKPASFIAFGVVAVISIASLGLIIFVRYKRKDETSEEVDEEIPIMSERISYYELLQATDQFSERNLLDTGSSCSVYKGILSSGKVVAAKVFNMQLEGISTRFSVECDILGGIRHRCLTCVISCCSNDEFKALVLEYMPNGSLEKWLHSDNHCLNFTERLNIMIDVASALEYLHHGYSTPIVHSDLRPSNVLLDEAM